AATATTTTTATCTGCTGTTGATATTCTGCAGGCGTGGAGGGCATGATATCTAGCCCTTTAAGGTGATGTTCTTGTGCAATAAGTTTGGCTAATTGTTCAGGGTCTATATTGTTAGTTACATTTTTATAAGGCGTTTTTGCCGTAAGATTACGGATTTCCCACAGTTTTTTATAATCTTCTATTCGATCGTTATAGCGACCACGAGGGTATTGTTTAATTCGATCTTGTAAATGTTGTATTGAGTTTTTAATAATATCGATTTTTTCTTCTGAGGGTGGATTATTGGTATCAGCAGTGATAGTTTTTACAGCATTTACATAATCGGCAGAATTATAATAGTTTTGAGCCGTTTTATAGGTGGTATTACAAGCAGTTAAAAAAAAGGTAAGAAGGATTAGGCTAAATAAATTAATAGTTTTCATTTTATAATCAATTTGCTGGTTGTATTTAGTTTTTATTATGGTAAATAACAAGCTTTCTTTTGTCTATTAAATGTTTTTATTGGGGAATGATAGTTTTTATGGAAGAAAGTTTTGTGAGGTAAAAGTGCTATACTTTAAAAACAGTAAATAAAGTAAGCACTTTTTTTGTATGATTAAGATAATTGGCCTAAATAATATCTTTTAGTAATTTAACTCAGTAAATGGATAATACAGCGAATTACCCCTACAGGGAAAAATAGAATATCAAGAATTGCCCAAATGATTTTGCTAGCTTGAATATCTTTTACACAAGCATAAATACACATAATAATACCAATAACAGCAAAAATAGAACCACCCATAAACATAATAATTACCTCTTTATAATAGTTATAGTTAGTTTAAGGGTGAAAATCGTGTCTGAAAATTGGCAATAGGTAGCATCTAGGATGCTGAAATAGTTTGAGTTAGATAATTTATATGCTGATTAGTTGTTTTAAAAGGAAAAATATTATGACGAATACGATAGCAGTCTCAGGTAATTGTTTATGTGGTGCGGTAAAAGTGCACACAATTATTTCTAATCAACTAGGTGCATGCCATTGTGGCTTTTGTAAACATTGGGGAGGTGGCCCATTATTATGTGTAGATTCAGTGAAAACACCTCAATTTGAGGGGGAGGAAAATATTACTGTTTACTCCTCTTCAGAGTGGGCTGAAAGAGCGTTTTGTAAATGTTGTGGTAGTCATCTGTATTATCGGTTAAAAAGCGAGAAAGTCCATTATAGTCTGTCTGTTGGTATATTTGATGATTTACAGGATATCGAGTTTGTCTCACAAATCTATATTGATAAAAAGCCTAGTTATTATACCTTTGAAGATAAAACTGAAAATTTAACAGAGGCACAAGTAATAGATTTATATTTTCCAAAGAACTAAAAATTATTAAAAGAGACTTTTTAAACAGTCTCTTTTAAATATAAATAATTCGAAATTGTTACTTATCATAGAGAAGTTCTACCTTTTTCCATAACCTGCTACAATATATCGTTTCTAATCCGTGAATTAAATATTGAATGATGAATACTTCTAAAGCTGAGTTACTTTGTCCAGCAGGTACACTTAAAGCCATGCGCTATGCTTTTGCGTATGGTGCAGATGCAGTTTATGCAGGGCAGCCACGTTATAGTTTACGGGTGCGTAACAATGAGTTTGACCACAAAAATTTAAAAGTGGGTATTGATGAGGCTCATGCTCAGGGAAAGAAATTTTATGTGGTGGTTAATATTGCACCCCATAATGCCAAATTAAAAACCTTTATTAAAGATTTAGAACCAGTGGTAGCAATGGGACCTGATGCCCTTATTATGTCCGATCCTGGTTTAATTATGATGGTGCGTGAGCGTTTCCCTGAAATAGCTATCCACCTATCAGTGCAAGCCAATGCGGTAAACTGGGCGGCAGTTAAATTTTGGCATCAAATGGGATTGACCCGTGTTATTTTATCCCGTGAGTTATCACTGGAGGAAGTAGAGGAAATTCGCCAACAAGTACCTGCTATGGAAGTGGAAGTATTTGTGCATGGTGCGCTATGTATGGCGTATTCAGGTCGTTGTTTGCTTTCTGGTTATATGAACCACCGTGACCCTAATCAAGGCACTTGCACTAATGCTTGCCGTTGGCAATATGGTGTAGAGCAAGGTAAAGAAAACGAATTAGGGGAAATTGTTAGCGATAAAAAGATTGATGCAGTCAATATTGTGGAACCTACCTTAGGTGAAGGTAAAACTACGGATGAAGTCTTTATCTTACGTGAAAAAACACGTCCTGAAGAAGAAATGACAGCTTTTGAAGATGAGCATGGCACCTATATTATGAACTCCAAAGAC
This portion of the Entomomonas sp. E2T0 genome encodes:
- a CDS encoding GFA family protein; its protein translation is MTNTIAVSGNCLCGAVKVHTIISNQLGACHCGFCKHWGGGPLLCVDSVKTPQFEGEENITVYSSSEWAERAFCKCCGSHLYYRLKSEKVHYSLSVGIFDDLQDIEFVSQIYIDKKPSYYTFEDKTENLTEAQVIDLYFPKN
- the yegQ gene encoding tRNA 5-hydroxyuridine modification protein YegQ, with translation MNTSKAELLCPAGTLKAMRYAFAYGADAVYAGQPRYSLRVRNNEFDHKNLKVGIDEAHAQGKKFYVVVNIAPHNAKLKTFIKDLEPVVAMGPDALIMSDPGLIMMVRERFPEIAIHLSVQANAVNWAAVKFWHQMGLTRVILSRELSLEEVEEIRQQVPAMEVEVFVHGALCMAYSGRCLLSGYMNHRDPNQGTCTNACRWQYGVEQGKENELGEIVSDKKIDAVNIVEPTLGEGKTTDEVFILREKTRPEEEMTAFEDEHGTYIMNSKDLRAVQHVERLVKMGVHSLKIEGRTKSHYYCARTAQVYRKAIDDAEAGRPFDKSLMDTLESLAHRGYTEGFLRRHVHDEYQNYERGTSVSENQQFVGEFTGARRGNLAEVLVKNRFAVGDKVEMMTPQGNLHFTLEQMENTKGETIEVAPGDGHIVYLPIPEAVALEYALLMRYLDNGNTKGLPAKNEVAAS